The Candidatus Acidiferrales bacterium genomic sequence CACCATATCATGATCACTCATCTCATCATACTCGACACCGCTCGGCTTGATGACAATCAATCCTTCTTCCCGATCAATCCCGCTGACGTTGCCCCAGGTCAGGGCGATCAATCCATATTTCGAAAGCGAAAGATTTGCCTCGAGTACTTTCTCTTTCAGTTTCTCTAACACTGATTTTCCTTGTGCACTTTATCTCTGATGTCTAACAAATCTTTCATCACGTTGAACATGCTGCCCTGCCAGCCCGTTGTGCCGAATCCGTCATGGATCTGTCTGTAAATTGCGTAGAGCTTTTTGTACACTTCGTGATTTTCTTTGATGGGTTGATACGTTTTATTTATTCCGGTCATAACCGTTTGGGCTTGAGTAATATTGTCAAAACCGCTTGCTTTTTTCCCGGCAGAGATCGCCGCGAAGATCGCCGCCCCGAGTGCAGGCGTTTGTTCACTTCGAGAAATCTCCATCGGCCTTCCGGTAACGTCGGCATATATTTGCATAAGCACAGAATTCTTAGCAGCAAGTCCACCGCAATTTACGACTTCGTCGATTGAGACTCCATTCTCCTCGATCCGATCGATGATTGCAAGGGCGCCGTACGCAGTAGATTCCAGTAAGGTGCGGTAAATTTCATGAGGCTGCGTATGGAGCGTTTGTCCGAGAAGGAGTCCCGTCAAACGCACATCGACAAGGATTGTGCGGTTTCCGTTGTTCCAGTCAAGCGCCATCAAACCGGTCTCTCCCGGCTTTAGCCGTTCGGCGGCATCTTCCAGATTCGAGAATTTCTCCTCAAGAGTTCTGCCGTATGCATCCGGAACCAGATTGTTAACAAACCACAGGAAAATATCTCCTACACCAGATTGGCCTGCTTCGATTCCATAATAGCCATCCATAACAGAGCCGTTCACGACCCCACACACGCCGGGTATATCTCCCAGTTTTTTGCTATTCGGCCAGACCATGATGTCGCATGTGCTCGTCCCCAAGATTTTCACTAATGTTCCGACTTTCACTCCCGCTCCGACAGCCCCCATGTGCGCATCAAAAGCACCGACGGCAACGGAAACTTTCGTCGATAAACCCAACCTGGTCGCCCATTCTCCGGAAAGATATCCCGCCCGTTCTTCAGTAGGAAAGGCAGGCATCGTGAGGCTGCTGCGTATTCTTCCTAATCCCGTCGAAAGTTCATTCAAAAATTCCGGATCAGGATAGCCACCCCATCCTTCATTATACATCGCCTTATGTCCGGCGGCACAGATACCCCGCTTGATATGGTCGGGATTCGTATCGCCTACGAGAACGGCAGGGATCCAATCGCATATTTCTACAAAACTGTACGCAGCGTTGAATACTCCGGGATTTTCATTTTGACAATGCCATATCTTGCTCCAGAACCATTCGGAAGAATAAGTCCCACCGATTTTAGCAAGATATTCCGGACGGATCTTTGCCGCCGATTCAGTAATCTTCTCCGCTTCGGCATAACTCGTATGATCTTTCCACAGCCATACCATGGCTGCAGGCTGATCTTCAAATTCATCGTGGAAGCATAGTGGCACACCCTTCGGGTCAACAGGCAGCGGACTGCTTCCCGTCGTGTCGACCCCGATTCCCACAATATTCTCAGCCGAAAAATCCGGAGATGCCGTTTTTGCCTTGTTGATTGCCTCTTTCACCGTTATTTCAATCCCGAGAAGATAATCGGCTGGATTTTGCCTTGCTTGATTTGGATTGGCGGGGTCAACGATTACTCCCGCATCACCCGATGGATAATCGAAAACATGGCTCGCCAATTCTTTTCCATCGGCGAGATCCACAATTAATGATCGACAGGAATTTGTGCCAAAATCTAATCCGATAGCAAATTTACTCATGGCGAACTCGTACAAGGATCGGTATGCGATCGCCACCTTAAAGCGCAAATGCGGAGAAGGTGGCGGTTACAAAAAAAACTTTACTTCTTTACAGAAAATTTATAAATCGTCGTGGTCCTGTAAGTCTCCCCCGGCTTAAGGGTTGGCGAGGGGAACCCTGGTTTATTCGGAGAATCTGGATAGAGCTGAGTCTCCAATGCAAGCCCGGTCCTGTATTGATATCTAACTCCGTTCTTCCCCACCTCCGAGCCGTTGAGGAAATTCCCGGTGTAAAACTGAATGCCCGGCTGATCAGTCAGAACATCCATGACCCTGCCGCTCGACGGATCATACAGCTCCGCAGCCAAACGGATTTTTTTCGTGTAGTCATTAAGAACCCAGTTCAGATCGTAGCCTCTGCATTTTTTCAATTGATCGTTGTTATCATTTATGCGAGCGCCAATTCTTGTGGGCTTCAGAAAATCAAAAGGAGTGTTTACAACACTGGCAAGTTCACCGGTCGGGATCAAGTTGCTATCGACCGGAGTGAACTTATCGGCGTTTATCATCAGCTCATGGTCAAGGATTGTCTTGGTGGGATCGCCGGTCAAATTGAAGTAAGAATGGTTGCACATATTCAATATTGTAGTCTTGTCGGTCGTGCCGGTGAAATCAATCCGGATCGCGTTATCTTTTGTCAGAGTGTATGTGGCAGTGACAGTAACTGTGCCGGGGAACCCTTCCTCGCCGTCCTTGCTCGCGTAAGTAAATCTCAC encodes the following:
- a CDS encoding ribulokinase, which gives rise to MSKFAIGLDFGTNSCRSLIVDLADGKELASHVFDYPSGDAGVIVDPANPNQARQNPADYLLGIEITVKEAINKAKTASPDFSAENIVGIGVDTTGSSPLPVDPKGVPLCFHDEFEDQPAAMVWLWKDHTSYAEAEKITESAAKIRPEYLAKIGGTYSSEWFWSKIWHCQNENPGVFNAAYSFVEICDWIPAVLVGDTNPDHIKRGICAAGHKAMYNEGWGGYPDPEFLNELSTGLGRIRSSLTMPAFPTEERAGYLSGEWATRLGLSTKVSVAVGAFDAHMGAVGAGVKVGTLVKILGTSTCDIMVWPNSKKLGDIPGVCGVVNGSVMDGYYGIEAGQSGVGDIFLWFVNNLVPDAYGRTLEEKFSNLEDAAERLKPGETGLMALDWNNGNRTILVDVRLTGLLLGQTLHTQPHEIYRTLLESTAYGALAIIDRIEENGVSIDEVVNCGGLAAKNSVLMQIYADVTGRPMEISRSEQTPALGAAIFAAISAGKKASGFDNITQAQTVMTGINKTYQPIKENHEVYKKLYAIYRQIHDGFGTTGWQGSMFNVMKDLLDIRDKVHKENQC
- a CDS encoding aldose epimerase family protein, which produces IALCQSNEKAGLMIRKELFGKLSDGREAYLFTLKNEAGMTVTLTDYGASIVSVKVPDRDGKLADVALGYDSLAGYVNGTVYFGGIVGRYANRIAGGKFTLDGKTYQVTVNDGQNCLHGGKIGFNKVLWTAEPAESPEGSSVRFTYASKDGEEGFPGTVTVTATYTLTKDNAIRIDFTGTTDKTTILNMCNHSYFNLTGDPTKTILDHELMINADKFTPVDSNLIPTGELASVVNTPFDFLKPTRIGARINDNNDQLKKCRGYDLNWVLNDYTKKIRLAAELYDPSSGRVMDVLTDQPGIQFYTGNFLNGSEVGKNGVRYQYRTGLALETQLYPDSPNKPGFPSPTLKPGETYRTTTIYKFSVKK